A single region of the Bacillota bacterium genome encodes:
- a CDS encoding glycoside hydrolase family 130 protein, which produces MAVRIIGENLPNIPWEDKPKGYSGVMWRYSKNPIIPRNLLPTSNSIFNSAVVPYQGEFRGVFRCDDMRRYMQLHAGRSKDGIHWEINPERIHFVGKAAQELGWEYGYDPRVVWIEDRYWVTWCNGYHGPTIGVAWTQDFETFHQLENAFLPYNRNGVLFPRKINGKYAMLSRPSDRGHTPWGDMFYSESPDMIHWGCHRFVMAPAGGWQSTKIGAGPVPIETTEGWLLIYHGVLTSCNGFVYSAGAALLDLEKPWKVIARTAPYIISPQELYECVGDVPNVVFPCAALADAATGRIAVYYGAADTVTGLAFCLVDELVEFTKQNSLV; this is translated from the coding sequence GAACATCCCGTGGGAAGACAAGCCCAAAGGCTATTCCGGGGTCATGTGGCGCTACAGCAAAAATCCGATTATCCCTCGCAACCTGCTGCCCACTTCCAACAGCATCTTCAATAGCGCGGTGGTGCCGTATCAGGGCGAGTTTCGGGGTGTGTTCCGCTGCGATGATATGCGCCGCTACATGCAGTTGCACGCGGGGCGCAGCAAGGATGGCATCCACTGGGAAATCAACCCCGAACGCATCCACTTCGTGGGGAAGGCGGCGCAGGAGCTGGGCTGGGAGTATGGCTACGACCCGCGCGTGGTATGGATCGAAGACCGTTACTGGGTGACGTGGTGCAACGGCTACCACGGACCCACCATCGGCGTGGCGTGGACGCAGGATTTCGAGACCTTCCACCAGCTGGAGAACGCTTTCCTGCCCTACAACCGCAACGGGGTACTGTTCCCGCGCAAAATCAATGGCAAATACGCCATGCTGAGCCGTCCCAGCGACCGCGGGCACACGCCTTGGGGTGACATGTTCTATAGCGAAAGCCCCGACATGATTCACTGGGGATGCCATCGGTTCGTGATGGCGCCTGCGGGCGGATGGCAGAGCACGAAAATCGGCGCAGGTCCCGTGCCTATCGAAACGACCGAAGGCTGGTTGCTTATCTATCACGGCGTATTGACCTCGTGCAACGGCTTTGTGTACAGCGCGGGGGCGGCGCTGCTGGATTTGGAGAAACCCTGGAAGGTAATTGCCCGGACTGCCCCCTACATCATCTCCCCACAGGAGCTGTACGAGTGCGTGGGCGATGTGCCGAATGTGGTGTTTCCGTGCGCCGCGCTGGCAGATGCTGCTACGGGACGAATTGCCGTCTACTACGGCGCAGCGGATACGGTGACCGGACTGGCGTTCTGCCTGGTGGACGAGCTGGTGGAGTTTACGAAGCAAAACTCGCTGGTGTAA
- a CDS encoding antitoxin family protein — translation MSVKVIQAEYDGKVLIPSEPLDLPAGARVRLVVEVEADEQLRRLHRLWKYFEDHPVDAPSLSDEDLRRENLYEERV, via the coding sequence ATGTCCGTCAAGGTGATTCAAGCCGAGTATGACGGGAAGGTGCTGATACCCAGTGAACCACTGGACCTGCCTGCTGGTGCGCGGGTCCGACTTGTGGTAGAAGTGGAAGCAGATGAACAGTTGCGAAGGCTCCACCGTCTATGGAAATACTTTGAAGACCATCCTGTAGATGCCCCCAGCCTATCGGACGAAGACCTTCGGCGCGAAAACCTGTATGAGGAACGGGTATGA
- a CDS encoding PIN domain-containing protein — protein MKAVLLDTGVLLRERHVTDAKHALAVRAIEGLVKAGWSVRVAPQCLQEYWAVATRPAEARGGLGLTPERAAMDIEQILSVHNLLTETPDLFDEWRNIVTRYRVSGRQVWDARLAAIMRLHGLRHLLTFNPQDFHRFDFLRAWLPESVDALMQEEPG, from the coding sequence ATGAAAGCTGTGCTGCTGGACACAGGGGTTCTACTGCGGGAAAGGCATGTCACTGATGCTAAACATGCACTGGCGGTCAGAGCCATTGAAGGTTTGGTCAAAGCCGGCTGGAGCGTTCGTGTCGCTCCGCAATGCCTGCAAGAGTACTGGGCGGTTGCGACCCGGCCCGCGGAAGCCCGTGGTGGATTGGGATTGACCCCTGAGCGAGCGGCTATGGACATTGAGCAGATCCTTTCTGTGCACAACCTGTTGACCGAGACCCCCGACCTGTTTGATGAGTGGAGAAACATTGTTACTCGTTACCGGGTCAGCGGTCGCCAGGTTTGGGACGCCCGCTTAGCGGCAATCATGCGTCTGCACGGATTACGCCATTTGCTGACATTCAACCCACAGGATTTTCATCGCTTTGATTTCCTGCGTGCATGGCTTCCTGAATCGGTGGACGCTTTAATGCAAGAGGAACCCGGTTAA
- a CDS encoding DUF1611 domain-containing protein, with product MRILPEHRVAILQHGGIRGQFGKTGLALLRYSEAQIVAVIDAECAGGSIPQLTGIPRDVPIVASLREALRYQPQILVTGIAPPGGALPQAWWQEVKEAVAAGLCIVNGLHTPMADHPDIQPQLREGQWVWDIRKEPSGLQLGSGAARELSCLRVLTVGTDMAIGKMSAALELHQAAKRRGLRSAFVASGQTGIMIAGDGVPLDAVRVDFAAGAVEAVVLRYGREHEILFIEGQGSLLNPASTATLPLIRGSQPTHQILVHRAGQTHIRTYPHVPIPPLTEVVRLYEMVASAGGAFAPAPVVGIALNTAHLSDTEAQAAIAQVEAETGLPCTDAVRYGAEKLLDAMLKGSKPV from the coding sequence GTGAGGATACTGCCTGAGCATCGCGTCGCCATCCTGCAGCACGGGGGCATCCGCGGGCAGTTCGGCAAGACGGGGCTGGCATTGCTACGCTACAGCGAAGCCCAAATAGTGGCGGTCATCGACGCGGAATGCGCTGGCGGTTCCATCCCGCAGTTAACCGGCATCCCCCGCGACGTGCCGATTGTGGCATCTCTGCGCGAGGCGTTACGCTACCAGCCGCAGATACTGGTCACCGGCATCGCACCACCTGGAGGCGCGCTCCCCCAAGCCTGGTGGCAGGAAGTGAAGGAAGCAGTAGCGGCGGGACTGTGCATCGTCAACGGACTGCACACCCCAATGGCAGATCACCCCGACATCCAGCCACAGCTGCGCGAAGGGCAGTGGGTCTGGGACATCCGTAAAGAACCGTCTGGCTTGCAGCTGGGCAGCGGCGCGGCGCGAGAACTGTCCTGCCTGCGCGTGCTGACCGTGGGCACCGACATGGCGATTGGGAAGATGTCGGCGGCGCTTGAACTACACCAGGCAGCAAAACGACGGGGACTGCGCTCGGCGTTTGTCGCATCGGGGCAGACGGGCATCATGATCGCTGGAGACGGCGTGCCGCTGGACGCCGTGCGAGTGGATTTTGCGGCAGGGGCGGTGGAAGCGGTCGTGCTGCGCTATGGGCGCGAGCATGAGATACTGTTTATCGAGGGGCAGGGTTCGCTGCTCAACCCTGCTTCCACGGCGACCCTACCTCTGATTCGCGGCTCACAACCCACGCACCAGATTCTGGTGCATCGCGCGGGGCAGACGCACATCCGCACTTATCCGCATGTGCCCATCCCGCCGCTCACCGAGGTGGTGCGCCTTTACGAAATGGTTGCTTCGGCAGGGGGTGCGTTCGCGCCTGCCCCCGTGGTGGGCATCGCGCTGAACACCGCACACCTGTCCGACACCGAGGCGCAAGCGGCGATTGCTCAGGTGGAGGCGGAAACGGGACTGCCCTGCACGGACGCCGTCCGCTACGGCGCAGAGAAACTGCTGGATGCGATGTTGAAGGGCTCAAAACCTGTCTGA
- a CDS encoding dipeptide epimerase has product MRVSYEAFTVHKRFPLTISRGTTAQTTNLWLRIEADGIEGWGEASPFSIGAYRENTEHLLEAAGQVVTLLQPLHPLERQHIEQVLQTHAIPHALRAAVDIALHDWLGKRVGLPLWRLWGLQRERIVPTTVTIGINPPNVARQRVRDWLALTDAKALKVKLGSPDGIEADQAMFEAVREEAPEGVTLRVDANGGWSLPDAITMCRWLAERGVEYVEQPLPKGQEDALMELYQQSPLPVFVDESCFHSKDVARLADRVHGVNIKLMKCGGLSEAYRMVHTARACGLQVMFGCYSDSSLSITAAAHLSPLADHLDLDSHLNLVDDPFVGATWQDGRVMPNNLPGLGVQRREDTA; this is encoded by the coding sequence ATGCGCGTGTCGTACGAAGCCTTCACGGTGCATAAGCGATTCCCGCTCACCATCAGTCGGGGCACCACTGCCCAGACAACCAATCTCTGGTTGCGCATCGAGGCGGACGGCATCGAGGGCTGGGGTGAAGCCTCGCCTTTCTCCATCGGTGCGTACCGCGAGAACACCGAACACCTGCTCGAAGCAGCCGGGCAGGTGGTTACCCTGCTGCAACCGCTGCATCCGCTCGAACGGCAGCATATCGAGCAGGTTTTGCAAACCCATGCCATACCGCACGCCTTGCGCGCAGCGGTCGACATTGCACTGCATGACTGGCTGGGCAAGCGGGTGGGGCTGCCCCTGTGGAGGCTCTGGGGGCTGCAGCGCGAGCGCATCGTGCCCACCACAGTGACCATCGGCATCAATCCCCCCAACGTGGCGCGTCAGCGCGTGCGCGACTGGCTCGCACTCACCGATGCGAAAGCGTTGAAGGTCAAGCTGGGCAGTCCGGACGGTATCGAGGCAGACCAGGCGATGTTCGAGGCGGTTCGGGAAGAGGCGCCCGAGGGAGTGACGCTGCGCGTGGACGCCAACGGCGGGTGGAGTCTGCCGGACGCCATCACCATGTGCCGTTGGCTGGCGGAGCGGGGCGTGGAGTACGTGGAGCAGCCGTTGCCAAAGGGTCAGGAAGACGCCCTCATGGAACTGTATCAGCAGTCTCCATTGCCTGTTTTTGTGGATGAGAGTTGTTTCCACAGTAAGGACGTAGCGCGGCTTGCCGACCGCGTACATGGAGTGAACATCAAGCTGATGAAGTGTGGAGGGCTGAGCGAAGCATACCGCATGGTGCATACGGCGCGGGCGTGCGGACTGCAGGTGATGTTTGGCTGCTATTCCGACAGCAGTCTTTCCATTACGGCTGCTGCGCACCTTTCGCCGCTGGCAGACCATCTGGACCTGGACAGCCACCTGAATCTCGTGGACGACCCCTTCGTGGGAGCAACATGGCAGGACGGTAGAGTCATGCCGAACAACCTGCCCGGCTTGGGGGTGCAACGCCGTGAGGATACTGCCTGA
- a CDS encoding Gfo/Idh/MocA family oxidoreductase has product MRKVKAAIIGTGFIGPAHVEAARRLGFVDMVALCEKDEETAKAKAAQLNIDRVYWNVDDLLDDREIEVVHNCTPNNLHFEVNRKIIEAGKHVISEKPLAMNSSESRQLVEMAKKAGVVHAINFIYRYYPLVRHARSMVQRGDVGEIYHANGSYTQDWLFLPTDWNWRLVPELSGESRAVADVGSHWCDCVQYVTGLKIKRVYAHLHTIHKTRMKPKKELETYAGKVLQPEDYEPVPIHTEDYATVAFEFENGAVGSFTVSQCFAGRKNRMFYEISGSKCSLVWDQERPDELWVGYREKANEIVMRDPSLLTPDARPFAHYPGGHPEGYPDGLKNFLWRVYSAIAEGSSEWDFSTFEDGHIEMAIVDAVLASHRSKQWVEVTP; this is encoded by the coding sequence ATGCGCAAGGTCAAAGCGGCGATTATCGGCACGGGCTTTATCGGACCGGCGCACGTGGAAGCCGCACGCCGACTGGGTTTTGTGGATATGGTGGCGCTGTGCGAGAAAGACGAGGAGACCGCGAAGGCGAAAGCGGCACAGCTGAACATCGATCGGGTTTACTGGAACGTCGACGACCTTCTCGACGACAGGGAGATCGAGGTCGTTCACAACTGCACGCCCAACAATCTGCACTTTGAGGTCAACCGCAAGATTATCGAGGCGGGCAAGCACGTGATTTCCGAGAAACCGCTGGCGATGAACTCCAGCGAGTCGCGCCAGCTGGTGGAGATGGCGAAGAAAGCTGGTGTTGTACACGCGATTAACTTCATCTATCGCTACTACCCGCTGGTGCGCCATGCCCGCTCAATGGTGCAGCGCGGGGACGTGGGCGAAATCTACCACGCGAACGGCTCGTACACGCAGGACTGGCTGTTTCTGCCCACCGACTGGAACTGGCGTCTGGTGCCCGAGCTGAGCGGCGAATCGCGGGCGGTGGCGGACGTGGGCTCGCACTGGTGCGACTGCGTGCAGTATGTCACCGGGCTGAAGATTAAGCGGGTATATGCGCATCTGCACACCATCCACAAGACCCGCATGAAGCCCAAGAAGGAGCTGGAGACCTACGCGGGCAAGGTGTTGCAGCCGGAAGACTACGAGCCGGTACCCATCCACACCGAAGACTACGCGACGGTCGCCTTCGAGTTTGAGAACGGCGCGGTGGGCTCGTTCACCGTGTCGCAATGCTTTGCCGGGCGCAAGAACCGCATGTTCTACGAAATCTCCGGCAGCAAGTGCTCGCTGGTGTGGGACCAGGAGCGACCGGACGAGTTATGGGTGGGCTACCGCGAGAAGGCAAACGAGATTGTGATGCGTGACCCGTCGCTGTTGACGCCCGACGCACGTCCCTTTGCGCACTATCCGGGCGGGCATCCAGAGGGCTACCCCGATGGGCTGAAGAACTTCCTGTGGCGCGTATACTCGGCGATTGCCGAAGGGAGCAGCGAGTGGGACTTCAGCACCTTCGAGGACGGGCACATCGAGATGGCAATCGTCGACGCGGTGCTCGCCAGCCACCGCAGCAAGCAATGGGTGGAGGTTACTCCGTAA
- a CDS encoding thioredoxin family protein → MALELGKPIVDFALPGVDGKTYSPADFADKPVLVVVFWCNHCPYVKAYEDRTIALAKEFADKVAFVAINANDAVKYPEDSFEHMQQRAKEKGYPFPYLHDESQEIARAYGATRTPEFFVFDSNRVLRYHGRLDDNWENPADVKEQYLRDALNALLNGQEPPVKETEPVGCTVKWK, encoded by the coding sequence ATGGCGCTGGAGCTGGGTAAACCCATCGTGGACTTCGCCCTGCCGGGCGTGGACGGCAAGACCTATTCCCCTGCCGACTTTGCCGACAAGCCGGTGCTGGTGGTGGTGTTCTGGTGCAACCACTGTCCGTATGTGAAAGCCTATGAAGACCGCACCATCGCGCTGGCGAAGGAGTTTGCAGACAAAGTGGCGTTCGTAGCCATCAACGCGAACGACGCGGTGAAGTATCCTGAGGACAGCTTCGAACACATGCAGCAGAGGGCAAAGGAGAAAGGCTATCCCTTCCCCTACTTGCACGACGAGTCGCAGGAAATCGCCCGCGCCTACGGGGCAACGCGCACGCCGGAGTTCTTCGTGTTCGACTCGAATCGCGTGCTGCGCTACCACGGACGACTGGACGACAACTGGGAGAACCCTGCTGACGTGAAGGAGCAGTATCTCCGCGACGCCCTGAACGCCCTTTTGAACGGTCAGGAACCGCCGGTCAAAGAGACCGAGCCGGTGGGCTGCACGGTAAAGTGGAAGTGA
- a CDS encoding DUF2703 domain-containing protein, producing the protein MKVTLLYYPDCPSHERAMELLREALEAEGVDAEIEVIRIETEEEAERHRFIGSPTIRFNGVEVDPQPHLPYRLTCRTFRHEDGRLSPLPSRMMLREVIRQVKQEEDKTHGAGAG; encoded by the coding sequence ATGAAGGTCACTCTACTCTACTACCCGGATTGCCCATCACATGAGCGGGCGATGGAACTGCTGCGCGAGGCGCTGGAGGCAGAGGGCGTGGACGCGGAGATAGAGGTCATCCGTATCGAGACAGAGGAAGAGGCGGAGCGACATCGCTTCATCGGCTCGCCGACCATCCGCTTCAACGGAGTGGAGGTCGACCCGCAGCCCCATCTGCCCTACCGCCTCACCTGCCGCACCTTCCGGCACGAGGACGGCAGGCTTTCCCCCCTTCCGTCGCGAATGATGCTTCGGGAAGTCATTCGTCAAGTCAAACAGGAGGAGGACAAGACACATGGCGCTGGAGCTGGGTAA
- a CDS encoding TldD/PmbA family protein, with protein sequence MNEKEARQICEKALALSEAEHVQVNLTGTREASTRYANNEITQNVAKAQTTLRVLCAYGNKVGRCSTNRLDTDSIREAVKRAEEMARVAEPDTEFLPPPEPAVYRPVPAYADSTAHATPEDRARVVRQVIAEANARGLKTAGSFATNTYVSAVANNCGLFGFHTATQASLICTMMTEDGSGWAEQTHEDMVTIVPQAVARRAADKAEAARHPQEVSAGDYTVVLEPAAVAELLAYMAWSMDAKAADEGRSAFSGKEGSAVGNALITLQSLPTHPECPAEPFFEDGMPTPDVTWIENGVLKTLVYSRYWAQKQGKPFTGYPSNLILQGGSHSLQDLIAQVDDGLLITRFWYIRYVDPMQLLLTGMTRDGVYRIQGGKVTHAVKNLRFNESPLVVMQNVRLLGTPQRVEGSMLVPPMVVENFTFSSTTTF encoded by the coding sequence ATGAACGAGAAGGAAGCGCGACAGATTTGTGAGAAAGCGCTTGCCTTGAGCGAGGCGGAACATGTGCAGGTGAACCTGACAGGCACGCGCGAGGCGTCTACCCGCTATGCCAACAACGAGATTACGCAAAACGTCGCGAAGGCGCAAACCACCCTGCGCGTGCTGTGCGCGTATGGCAACAAGGTCGGACGGTGCAGCACGAACCGTCTGGATACCGATTCCATCCGCGAGGCGGTGAAGCGCGCGGAGGAGATGGCGCGGGTTGCGGAACCCGATACCGAGTTTCTTCCCCCGCCGGAGCCTGCCGTATATCGCCCGGTGCCGGCGTACGCGGACAGTACCGCACACGCCACCCCCGAGGACCGCGCCCGTGTGGTGCGTCAGGTGATTGCCGAGGCGAACGCGCGCGGTCTGAAAACGGCGGGCAGCTTCGCCACCAACACTTACGTCAGTGCCGTTGCCAATAACTGTGGGCTGTTCGGCTTCCACACCGCCACGCAAGCTTCGCTCATCTGCACGATGATGACCGAAGACGGCAGCGGCTGGGCGGAGCAGACGCATGAGGATATGGTTACCATTGTGCCGCAAGCAGTTGCGCGGCGGGCAGCGGACAAGGCGGAGGCAGCGCGCCATCCACAGGAGGTCTCCGCCGGCGATTACACCGTGGTCCTGGAGCCCGCGGCGGTCGCGGAGCTGCTTGCCTATATGGCGTGGAGCATGGACGCTAAGGCAGCGGACGAGGGAAGGTCGGCGTTCTCCGGCAAAGAGGGAAGCGCAGTCGGCAATGCCCTGATAACCCTGCAATCTCTGCCCACGCATCCAGAATGTCCTGCAGAACCGTTCTTTGAGGACGGGATGCCCACGCCGGACGTCACGTGGATAGAGAACGGTGTTCTCAAAACGCTGGTTTACAGTCGCTACTGGGCGCAGAAGCAGGGCAAGCCCTTCACCGGCTATCCGTCCAATCTCATCCTGCAGGGCGGAAGCCATTCGCTGCAGGATCTTATTGCACAGGTAGATGATGGGCTGCTCATCACCCGTTTCTGGTATATCCGTTACGTAGACCCCATGCAGCTGCTGCTGACCGGTATGACGCGCGATGGGGTCTACCGGATACAGGGTGGTAAGGTCACCCACGCGGTCAAGAACCTGCGGTTCAACGAAAGCCCGCTGGTGGTGATGCAAAACGTGCGATTGCTGGGTACACCGCAGCGGGTGGAGGGCAGTATGCTCGTGCCGCCGATGGTGGTGGAGAATTTCACCTTCAGCAGCACGACCACCTTCTGA
- a CDS encoding peptidylprolyl isomerase, producing the protein MNRIWLNGIVTVSVSLSVVAGAWAQAKSTAQKPAAAPKPAQKPAATKSAASGAQTVVGRVGNSVITRDDLLKTLEAWYGPQAVEELISLKVVEQEAKKYGVTVTPAEIGQRYNEAIDGMRARVPPGADVTVELAKQGWTKAHMEAVLRRALLLEKLVARTVRDTDFIQARHILIQPQMPTITPDQNVSAEERQKMFAEARAKAEDEAKAKAEKIYDEIKGGKDFAEAAKEYSDDRSNKDKGGDLGAFARGMMVPEFEQAAFALKPGEISQPVKTPYGWHIIKVEKLGKDIPAVEKARLTQIIVRQRMAQYYQDLLKRANGQNLLLPKPSASGQQPAPSTQTGPGAIPVPPPPSR; encoded by the coding sequence ATGAACAGAATCTGGCTGAATGGCATCGTAACCGTCTCGGTATCTCTATCGGTGGTCGCTGGTGCCTGGGCGCAGGCAAAGTCCACCGCACAGAAGCCTGCAGCTGCGCCCAAGCCTGCACAGAAACCGGCTGCGACCAAAAGCGCCGCATCTGGAGCCCAGACTGTGGTCGGACGGGTGGGCAATTCGGTCATCACGCGCGACGATCTGCTGAAAACGCTGGAAGCCTGGTACGGTCCACAGGCGGTGGAGGAACTGATTTCGCTCAAAGTGGTGGAGCAAGAAGCGAAGAAGTACGGGGTAACCGTCACCCCGGCGGAGATCGGGCAGCGCTACAATGAGGCGATTGATGGGATGCGCGCCCGTGTGCCACCCGGCGCGGATGTGACTGTGGAGCTGGCGAAGCAGGGCTGGACGAAGGCGCACATGGAAGCGGTGCTGCGGCGTGCGCTGTTGCTGGAGAAGCTGGTCGCTCGCACCGTGCGGGATACGGACTTCATCCAGGCGCGGCATATCCTGATTCAGCCCCAAATGCCCACCATCACGCCCGACCAGAACGTGAGCGCGGAGGAGCGTCAGAAGATGTTTGCCGAGGCGCGCGCCAAAGCAGAGGACGAAGCCAAAGCGAAGGCAGAGAAAATATACGACGAGATCAAGGGAGGTAAGGACTTCGCCGAGGCGGCGAAGGAGTACTCGGACGACCGCTCGAACAAGGATAAAGGCGGCGATTTGGGAGCCTTTGCGCGGGGCATGATGGTGCCTGAGTTCGAGCAGGCGGCGTTTGCGCTGAAGCCGGGTGAAATCAGCCAGCCCGTGAAAACGCCCTACGGCTGGCACATCATCAAGGTAGAGAAGCTGGGCAAAGACATTCCGGCGGTGGAGAAAGCGCGGTTGACGCAGATTATCGTGCGGCAGCGCATGGCGCAGTACTATCAGGACCTGTTGAAGCGGGCGAACGGGCAAAACCTGCTGTTACCGAAGCCATCGGCATCCGGACAGCAGCCTGCGCCGTCTACTCAGACCGGACCGGGTGCTATACCTGTACCCCCGCCGCCGAGCAGATAA
- a CDS encoding Gfo/Idh/MocA family oxidoreductase, with protein sequence MSKRKLNVALIGYQFMGKAHSNAYRQVARFFDDLEVEPVMKVICGRNEENVRKAAQKYGWEEYDTSWERVVERKDIDLVDVSVPGNMHAPIAIAAANAGKMVLCEKPLANTLAEARQMYEAVQKNKVPNALCHNYRFAPAVQLAKQLIDEGRIGKIYHFRGTYLQDWIVDPNFPLVWRLQKEVAGSGAHGDLNAHLIDMARFLVGEIAEVSGMMETFIKQRPKLAASDDRLGGVASSEMGEVTVDDAALFLVRFENGAIGSIEATRFALGRKNYNRFEINGSKGSLVFNMERMNELEVYLQDDPPHIRGFRVVQASDSVHPFMSAWWPVGHIIGYEHTFINLVYSMLKAFDKGEEFKPNFEDGVRNQAVLEAVDVSSQQRRWVSISEL encoded by the coding sequence ATGAGCAAGCGCAAGCTGAACGTGGCGCTAATCGGCTACCAGTTTATGGGGAAGGCGCACAGTAACGCCTATCGGCAGGTTGCCCGCTTTTTCGATGACCTGGAAGTGGAACCGGTGATGAAGGTTATCTGCGGGCGTAACGAGGAGAACGTGCGCAAAGCCGCGCAGAAGTACGGCTGGGAGGAGTACGACACCTCGTGGGAGCGCGTGGTAGAGCGCAAGGACATCGATCTGGTGGATGTGTCGGTACCCGGCAACATGCACGCCCCGATTGCCATCGCGGCGGCAAACGCGGGCAAGATGGTGCTATGCGAAAAGCCGCTGGCGAACACGCTGGCGGAAGCGCGGCAGATGTATGAGGCGGTGCAGAAGAACAAGGTGCCCAATGCCCTGTGTCACAATTATCGCTTCGCACCCGCCGTGCAACTCGCCAAGCAGTTGATTGACGAAGGGCGCATCGGCAAGATTTATCACTTCCGCGGTACCTACTTGCAGGACTGGATTGTAGACCCCAACTTCCCGCTGGTGTGGCGACTGCAGAAGGAGGTTGCCGGGTCAGGAGCGCATGGCGACCTGAACGCACACCTGATTGACATGGCGCGTTTCCTGGTCGGAGAAATCGCCGAAGTATCGGGTATGATGGAGACCTTCATCAAACAGCGGCCGAAGCTGGCGGCGTCCGATGACCGTTTGGGCGGAGTTGCCAGCAGCGAAATGGGCGAAGTAACTGTGGATGACGCCGCGCTGTTCCTCGTACGCTTCGAAAACGGCGCCATCGGCAGCATCGAAGCCACCCGCTTCGCGCTGGGACGCAAGAACTACAACCGCTTCGAGATTAACGGAAGCAAGGGTAGCCTCGTTTTCAACATGGAACGCATGAACGAACTCGAGGTTTACCTGCAGGACGACCCACCACACATTCGGGGATTCCGTGTGGTGCAGGCAAGCGACAGTGTACACCCCTTCATGAGCGCGTGGTGGCCCGTCGGGCACATCATCGGCTACGAACACACTTTCATTAACCTCGTCTATTCTATGCTGAAGGCGTTTGACAAGGGCGAGGAGTTCAAGCCCAACTTCGAGGACGGCGTGCGCAATCAGGCGGTGCTCGAAGCGGTAGATGTCTCCAGCCAGCAGAGACGCTGGGTAAGCATCTCCGAACTGTAG
- a CDS encoding acylphosphatase, translating into MRKKMVVLVSGRVQNVGYRAFVLRYARALGVSGTVRNLPSGQVEVVAEGDEKTLNQLLSLLQQGPPAARVTDVSVQWGDATGVENGFHIAW; encoded by the coding sequence ATGCGCAAAAAGATGGTTGTACTGGTTTCAGGGCGAGTGCAGAACGTCGGCTATCGCGCCTTCGTGTTGCGATACGCTCGCGCGCTGGGAGTGAGCGGAACAGTGCGCAACCTGCCCTCCGGTCAGGTAGAAGTTGTCGCGGAAGGCGACGAGAAAACACTGAACCAGCTGCTCTCCCTCCTCCAACAGGGTCCTCCTGCAGCGCGAGTCACCGATGTATCAGTTCAGTGGGGGGATGCCACAGGAGTCGAAAACGGTTTCCACATTGCGTGGTAG
- a CDS encoding HDOD domain-containing protein, translating into MNAKEALGIRISRAVGLPPLPHVTVQVMRLIDDPRASTRDFERVITQDAALAAKVLRMANSAYYGGNGRISSISRAIAVLGLNTIRTIVMSLTFHAMVHARQRNSRFNRQEYWRHSLATAIAGRVLARLKRSKWDEEVFLAGPLHDIGKLIADQFLPEDMDVFISRSAEITLGTEEDVLALETRVLGTTHAELGDFAAEKWNLPATVRAGIALHHAPLQAEQDLFEVAALVHAANCLVNQAEIGVLIPGIQHEMNATVKEFLAIPEEQYEPIRLAVAKEVIEAQAAFGVT; encoded by the coding sequence GTGAACGCAAAGGAGGCTTTAGGCATACGAATATCGCGCGCGGTGGGTCTTCCACCCCTGCCGCATGTTACCGTGCAGGTCATGCGGCTGATAGACGACCCCAGGGCATCCACTCGTGACTTCGAACGGGTCATCACTCAGGATGCCGCCCTCGCCGCCAAAGTACTGCGCATGGCGAACTCTGCCTACTACGGTGGGAATGGGAGAATATCCAGCATCAGTCGGGCTATCGCGGTGCTCGGATTGAACACCATTCGCACCATCGTGATGTCACTGACCTTCCACGCCATGGTGCACGCGCGTCAGCGCAATTCGCGTTTCAACCGGCAGGAGTACTGGAGGCATTCACTGGCTACCGCTATCGCGGGCAGGGTGCTGGCTCGCCTCAAGCGCTCTAAATGGGACGAGGAGGTGTTTCTCGCCGGACCGCTCCACGACATCGGCAAGCTGATTGCCGATCAGTTCCTGCCAGAAGATATGGACGTTTTCATCTCGCGCAGTGCCGAGATAACCCTTGGCACAGAAGAGGATGTGCTGGCGCTGGAAACGCGGGTGCTGGGTACCACTCATGCCGAGCTGGGTGATTTTGCCGCCGAAAAGTGGAACCTGCCTGCCACTGTCCGCGCTGGCATCGCCCTGCACCACGCTCCCCTGCAAGCGGAACAGGACCTGTTTGAGGTTGCTGCTCTCGTACACGCCGCGAACTGTCTGGTCAATCAGGCAGAGATAGGTGTGTTGATACCTGGTATCCAGCACGAGATGAACGCCACCGTGAAGGAGTTTCTGGCTATCCCCGAAGAACAATATGAACCGATACGCCTCGCTGTGGCAAAGGAGGTTATCGAGGCGCAAGCAGCCTTCGGGGTAACTTAA